CGCCAAAAACATAGGCATACGCCAAAGCCAATGCACCAAGCCCATAAAAGGCAACAAAGATTGTTACTATGACCCTCGCAAATGTATACCCAAAAAGGGGGAGTTGAACCTTGGCAATCTCTTTCCTTGCATTAAAAGTGGAAATCATTGACTGGGTTAAAACAAGTAAAGCGAAATATGCAAGCATGACGTACACTGTCTGCTCATGCAACGGAGATTCAAAGCCCCTGCCGATAACGTATTTCCATATGGCTATCGACAAAATGACAACGCTTGCCATAAATCCCGCCAAAAATAGTTTAACTGAAATAAATGTCCCGATGCATTTCCTTAAATCTTTTCCTTCTGAAACTCTTTTGACATGGGCAGAATCAAAGCCCAGATTGCCAAAGACCGAAAATAAGGCAACAAAACCATAGGCAAATCCAACGACTCCGTATTCCCACGGATCCATGTACAATGCAATGAACTTCAAGCCGATGTAACCCAATATGCTGTTAGCAAGTTGTGTGGCAATTATCAGTGCCGACTTCCTTGCAATCATCGCCAGTGAATATTTTCCCGATTTAAATAACTAATTAACATTTTCTTGACAGCAATTTCATTCTAGATATCCGAGTTCTTCCAGTTTTTTTAATACCTTTTCTACGCTTTCCTCGATGCTTTCTTTATCCGTTTCCAGTATTAGCTCCGGATTCTCTGGCTCTTCATAGGGGTCGTTGATGCCCGTAAAATTTTTTATCTCCCCGTTTAACGCTTTCTTGTACATTCCTTTAATGTCCCTATCAATGCATTCTTCCAAAGAACATTTTACATATACTTCCAGAAATTTGCCGATTCCCTCCCTACTCTTGCGTCTTCGCTCTTTGTAAGGGGAAACAAAAGAGGTGAGAACAATAATGCCGTTCCGTGTTAGCAGCTTTGCAACAAATGTAACTCTCTTGATATTTTCGTCCCTGTCCTCCTTTGAGAACCCGAGATCGTTCGTGAGGCTTTTCCTTACGATATCCCCGTCGAGTCTCTCCACTCTATATCCCTTCTCTCTCAATTTTTCTGCCACGCTGTCCGCAATAACTGTTTTGCCGGAACATGGCAGGCCCGTAAACCATACTGTCACTCCTTTTTGTTTCATTTTATCATTCCTCGTTTTTTACGTTTCTATACAGACTGGAATCCACGGCACTGGCTGCAGACTCCACGCTGAGCATTCCATCCAAAAACTGGTTAATTCTTTCTATCTCCCCTATAGGGTTTTTTATGACATCCCTATACCGTACGATCAGGTAGTCTATGTCGTCTCTCTCTTCCATAAGACCAACTGAAAAAGCATCCAATTTCTCAAACAGCGGTTTTTCCCTCTCCCGGTCTATAGGTCCTGACATTTTCTCCATAGAATCCATTACCTCGTCGATGTCTCTTGTCATATATATTATTCTGTAATGTCCCTCGGGCAAAAACTTGAGACCATAGGCGGTTATTTTTACAAACATTCCATCATATCTTTCAAAAGGAAAAGATCCATCCCTAAGTTTGCTTATTATCTTTCCCCCTTCAAGTTCATAGTATCCCTTCGGATTATGGTAATCTGGAATCCTTGAGTCATCAAAGGCAATGGACATGCCCCCTCTGTACAATATCTGCATCATCATCGAGGTTCCGGAACGCTCTATTCCCGATACGATATAATTCACCATTTCCGCCTTTTTAAAATATTCACTATCTCGTTCACAAATTTATCACATTCATTTCCTGGAACAATCGCTCCCATAACATTTTTTTTGCCGCCTGCCACATATCCTTTTTTTACAGCCGTTTTTATGAGGTCTAGGCAATCTTTCCCCCGTATGTACAACTGACAATCATTCTGGAAATATCCACGGTTTATTACAATCACGTATTTTTTTTTGTCCCATAGCCTTCTTGCGACAGTTGAGATTATGTTATATTTGCAGTCCATTTCTTTTATGAGAATGCCATCCACCTTTCTTCCGTCAGAATTCAATGCTCCCTCTATTTCCTTGTTTACTGTTCCCCTGTTTTTTCTCCATTTTTCATTATTTGTTACGTAAGCTTTTACATCCCCGGCTTTTGAAATATTGTCAACAGCCCGCTCCACTTCTTCCTTGTCCCCTATCTTGTAATTCGAGTCTATCAAACCGACCATGGTATGCATTTCTTCAAAAGTAATGGCTGTTTTTTCCATGAAATCCTGCAATTTTTTGTAAAATCTCGTGGTCTTCAGCCGCTCTTCCCAATCGCCCACAGCACCAAGAAATGACAGTATGCTATCCTTTCTGTTAAGGATATTGCCTACAACCCACGAGGTTGAAGGACAATCTTCTTCATCTTTTCCTTCCAGGACAGGATTTACGTATTCCACACCATCAATTTTTTTGGTTAGGTGATGATCAAAAACTTTGACGGGAGATATATCCGCCAGTGCCATCAAACTCCTTTCGTGCAACGCCATATCAACGACATACATCTCCTCAAATTTTTCTTCCCTAATTTTTTTTATCTCATCTTCCTCCAGAAAATAATTGCCTATCTTCGGAGTGATATTTTTTGTATGTCTATCATAAAGTAAGGCAGCAGAACATATGCCATCCGTGTCCCAGTGGTGAACGATCAATCTGTTTTTTGGCATATATACCTCACCATACAAACGGATTTTTACTTCGGAGGATTACCTCCGCAACTTCTTCCCTCATCATCATGCTTGGAGGTTTCTTTCCTTCCCTCAGTAGCTCCCTTATCTTGCTCCCGCTGAAATTAATATGATGCTCCTTCCCATGGGGACATACTTTATCATTGACAACGCTTCCGCATTTTTTGCAGTAAAAGAAAGAGAGAAAAAACAGGGGAATTATACCCAAGTCTGGAAATTCGCCAAAAATCTCATGTGCTTCGTATGGGCCGTAATAGTTCCCAATGCCTGCATGATCTCTCCCGACAATGAAATGCGTACATCCAAAATTTTTTCTCATTATTGCGTGGAAAATCGCTTCTCTCGGGCCAGCATATCTCATCTCTGTCTGGAGGACCGCCAGAACAACCCTATCTTTTAGATAGTAATGTTCCAGCAATGCTTTATACGAGTCCAGTATAATTTCATCAGTAAAATCTCCTTTCTTTTTTTTGCCCATAATCGGATTTATAAAAATCCCATCAACAAATGTTAATGCCGTCTTCTGTACATACTCATGTCCGATGTGAGGCGGATTTCTTGTCTGAAATGCCACGATGTCTTTCCATCCCTTCTCTTTAAAAAGAATCCTGGTCTCCATAGGAGACAATGCATAATTTTCAAACGGGCTTTTCCCATCCCTTACAAGAGCGATTTTTCCTCCGAGCAGGAAGTCACCCATTTCACATAGCTTTTTCACTCCGGGGTGCTCTGCATCTATTGTTTTAAAAACTTGTTGCGCAGCCTCTTTCTTATCATATGTATAAATGTCTTCTATTTCAAATGCTGCCAGCATGCCATTTTCACTTTCGAGCAGCACTTCGTCTCCTTCTTTATACTTTTTTTCTTCCATATCGAGGAGAATGGGAATTGTCCACGGAACATCGGTAGGAAGGCGTTTATGAAAAAGG
This region of Candidatus Thermoplasmatota archaeon genomic DNA includes:
- the cysC gene encoding adenylyl-sulfate kinase; translation: MKQKGVTVWFTGLPCSGKTVIADSVAEKLREKGYRVERLDGDIVRKSLTNDLGFSKEDRDENIKRVTFVAKLLTRNGIIVLTSFVSPYKERRRKSREGIGKFLEVYVKCSLEECIDRDIKGMYKKALNGEIKNFTGINDPYEEPENPELILETDKESIEESVEKVLKKLEELGYLE
- a CDS encoding DHH family phosphoesterase, with amino-acid sequence MPKNRLIVHHWDTDGICSAALLYDRHTKNITPKIGNYFLEEDEIKKIREEKFEEMYVVDMALHERSLMALADISPVKVFDHHLTKKIDGVEYVNPVLEGKDEEDCPSTSWVVGNILNRKDSILSFLGAVGDWEERLKTTRFYKKLQDFMEKTAITFEEMHTMVGLIDSNYKIGDKEEVERAVDNISKAGDVKAYVTNNEKWRKNRGTVNKEIEGALNSDGRKVDGILIKEMDCKYNIISTVARRLWDKKKYVIVINRGYFQNDCQLYIRGKDCLDLIKTAVKKGYVAGGKKNVMGAIVPGNECDKFVNEIVNILKRRKW
- the sat gene encoding sulfate adenylyltransferase, whose protein sequence is MQQPHGGKLIHRIEKNKDVSDWEKIHVSNNVAKDIENIAHGVFSPLEGFLCENEYEDVLFHKRLPTDVPWTIPILLDMEEKKYKEGDEVLLESENGMLAAFEIEDIYTYDKKEAAQQVFKTIDAEHPGVKKLCEMGDFLLGGKIALVRDGKSPFENYALSPMETRILFKEKGWKDIVAFQTRNPPHIGHEYVQKTALTFVDGIFINPIMGKKKKGDFTDEIILDSYKALLEHYYLKDRVVLAVLQTEMRYAGPREAIFHAIMRKNFGCTHFIVGRDHAGIGNYYGPYEAHEIFGEFPDLGIIPLFFLSFFYCKKCGSVVNDKVCPHGKEHHINFSGSKIRELLREGKKPPSMMMREEVAEVILRSKNPFVW
- a CDS encoding sulfotransferase domain-containing protein; the protein is MVNYIVSGIERSGTSMMMQILYRGGMSIAFDDSRIPDYHNPKGYYELEGGKIISKLRDGSFPFERYDGMFVKITAYGLKFLPEGHYRIIYMTRDIDEVMDSMEKMSGPIDREREKPLFEKLDAFSVGLMEERDDIDYLIVRYRDVIKNPIGEIERINQFLDGMLSVESAASAVDSSLYRNVKNEE